A genomic stretch from Malus domestica chromosome 15, GDT2T_hap1 includes:
- the LOC103400239 gene encoding chaperone protein dnaJ 11, chloroplastic-like — MLSASSSTAFLAAPILSATASPKTSTRVRFQPIRAFATGSAYALPEAETASYLRPQTMTSLYEILGIPAVATCQEIKSAYRRLARVCHPDVAAIERKDTSADEFMKIHAAYSTLSDPDKRADYDRQFMRRSRPLSSASRYSGYYTRRNWETDQCW; from the coding sequence ATGCTTTCTGCCTCGTCCTCCACCGCATTCCTCGCCGCTCCAATTCTCTCCGCCACAGCCTCTCCTAAAACGTCGACACGTGTACGATTTCAGCCGATTCGCGCCTTCGCCACCGGCTCCGCTTACGCTTTGCCTGAGGCCGAGACGGCGTCGTATCTCCGCCCTCAAACAATGACCTCGCTGTACGAAATCCTCGGCATCCCAGCCGTCGCTACGTGTCAGGAGATTAAATCGGCGTATCGGAGACTGGCTCGGGTTTGCCACCCCGACGTGGCGGCGATCGAGCGCAAGGACACGTCGGCCGACGAGTTCATGAAGATTCACGCTGCCTACTCCACACTGTCGGATCCCGACAAACGCGCCGATTACGACCGGCAATTTATGCGGCGGAGCCGGCCGTTGTCGTCGGCGTCAAGATATTCCGGGTACTACACTCGCCGGAACTGGGAGACCGACCAGTGCTGGTAG